The stretch of DNA TGGAGTTCCCTCTGCTGCGGGTGGCCGTGCAGAACCTGCTGCGAGCGGGCGGCAAGCGGCTCCGCCCCGCCGTCGCCATCCTGGCGTCGCAGTTCTACGAGGCGCAGGCTGACAAGGTCATTTCGGCTGCGGCTGCCATTGAGATGCTGCACACGGCCACCCTGGTGCACGATGATATGATTGACCGCGCCAACACGCGCCGC from Chloroflexota bacterium encodes:
- a CDS encoding polyprenyl synthetase family protein, with the translated sequence MEPIRTDMEKVEQRLLRASEVEFPLLRVAVQNLLRAGGKRLRPAVAILASQFYEAQADKVISAAAAIEMLHTATLVHDDMIDRANTRRGYPTLNSQWSGEATVLTGDYMFAVSASLAAETDSVPVVQIFSRAL